The following proteins come from a genomic window of Coregonus clupeaformis isolate EN_2021a chromosome 2, ASM2061545v1, whole genome shotgun sequence:
- the phf6 gene encoding PHD finger protein 6: MSTQRKGAAAKMRKCAFCRTNRDKECGQLLVSDNQKVAAHHKCMLFSSALVTSHSDCNDNIGGFSVQDVRKELKRGNKLMCWSCHRPGATVGCDVKTCRRTYHYYCAVWDKAQVKENPSQGSYLVYCRKHRDASQDASEDEQGGVANDSDSSPPRSRGRGRFEKERIKVGSRGQSEDTRSTSSQGVDDESSSHRDRSPLRGSGDGGQRCGFCHSGEEENEMRGVLHADNAKKVAAHYKCMLFSSGTVQLTTSSRAEFGNFDIKTVIQEIKRGKRMKCTLCTQLGATIGCEIKACVKTYHYHCGLQDKAKYIENMARGIYKLYCKNHSGNEERDEEDEERESRNRERAAIDHGGTVPLPPPQVNGN; the protein is encoded by the exons ATGTCGACACAGAGGAAGGGAGCGGCAGCAAAGATGCGAAAATGTGCCTTCTGCAGGACGAACCGGGACAAGGAGTGTGGACAGCTGCTAGTGTCGGACAACCAGAAGGTGGCAGCTCACCATAAGTGCATG CTTTTCTCCTCCGCTCTGGTTACATCTCACTCAGACTGCAACGACAACATCGGGGGGTTTTCTGTCCAGGACGTGAGAAAGGAGCTCAAGAGAGGGAATAAACTT ATGTGTTGGTCCTGCCACCGGCCTGGTGCCACTGTTGGCTGTGATGTGAAGACATGCCGGCGGACGTATCACTACTACTGCGCAGTATGGGACAAGGCCCAGGTCAAAGAGAATCCCTCACAGGGGAGCTACCT TGTGTATTGTCGCAAACACCGGGATGCCTCCCAGGATGCCAGTGAAG ATGAACAGGGAGGTGTGGCCAATGACTCAGACTCCTCCCCTCCGCGGAGTAGGGGGCGTGGGAGATTCGAGAAAGAGCGAATCAAAGTTGGATCCCGTGGCCAATCAGAGGACACACGCTCAACCTCCTCTCAAGGCGTAGATGATGAGAGCTCCTCGCAT AGGGACAGGTCCCCTCTGAGGGGCTCTGGGGACGGTGGCCAGCGCTGTGGCTTCTGCCACTCCGGCGAGGAGGAGAATGAGATGCGGGGCGTGCTCCATGCAGATAACGCAAAAAAGGTTGCTGCACATTACAAATGCATG CTGTTCTCATCGGGAACCGTCCAACTTACCACCTCCTCACGGGCTGAATTTGGGAACTTTGACATCAAAACGGTCATCCAGGAGATCAAGAGGGGGAAGAGAATG AAATGTACCCTGTGTACCCAGTTGGGAGCCACCATTGGCTGTGAGATCAAAGCCTGTGTGAAGACCTACCATTATCACTGCGGCCTGCAGGACAAGGCCAAGTACATAGAGAACATGGCTCGTGGCATCTACAA GCTGTACTGTAAGAATCACAGTGGGAATGAGGAGCgggatgaggaggatgaggagagggagagtcgCAACAGAGAGAGGGCGGCCATTGATCACGGGGGAACAGTGCCTCTGCCTCCGCCACAAGTCAATGGCAACTAG